In Setaria italica strain Yugu1 chromosome IX, Setaria_italica_v2.0, whole genome shotgun sequence, the genomic stretch CCCCCCAACCGGCATGACCGGGGCAGACTGGGACAATCGACCAGGGATGCCCGCTCGGTGTGGGCCTAGGGAGCAGGTGGAACGGAAGCACTCAGATCAACTATCGTACGAGGAACCGTACCACACCACGCCCTGCGCACGCGCCGCACAGTGCTGCCGCAACCTACCCGCTACAACAGAGTGGCCTGACGAGAtgaacagggaccgaggacggcggccaTACCGTACCCGATGATGTGGgcctcgacaagactaggcaacgcccactctctctctctctctgacttgtaaggccatcccgttgtactataaaagggaacaTGCCCTCCCCGTCTGAACACAGGTTCTACAGGCAGGCACTTCTACTCATTCCATACGCGCGCGCACTCTCGAACACATAGCACACGTCTGAGCCCCTGGTCACTCTCTTCTACTCGGACTAGAGCACGACCATGTCTCGGACACCCCCTCTCATCCCTCTCGCTTGTACCCctactgcaaactttgagcacctggtcTCTGGAATATAGTCGACCGACCGACcccgactggacgtagggcccgTTGCCcaaaccagtatacatcctgtgtcattgtgttcTAGGCCATACCCGATCTAACGTATGGTAAAACTACAATACTTATTAGTCGGCCAGATTCCACACCGACACGATCCATCTACACACAACCACCAATTTAAATTAAATGCGTGGATCTTCACCTATTTCCTTATGACTTCTACATTATCAAATATATACAAAAACTATATCTTGAAAGCATTATTGAAGAATTTTTAAAAAACAATTTCCCACAATTAACACTTTAAAATCCTACTGTTGGTGGTTAAAAAAGCCCAAACAGTAGAGGGTGGCTCTAGGACAAGGCTCCTGTCCAAAGAGCTTCTAGGGGACTGAGTGGCTAGAATGTTATCTCTTGAATGCTCCTAGGGCTCATCCTTATATAGGCCTGAGGGGCTATAACTTTTTCTGCTAAAGACCTTCATGCCCTCGGTATGGCCTCTCGGGCTGGAGGCGTCCCTTTGGAGGGCTCCTTGGTCCTTTCCCTTCCCTTTCATCATACGGGGGCCCTCCATACCTAGGGCACACCTGGCGGGTTGGTACGGGAGCCCTCCGTACCTAGGGCACATCTAGTGGGTCGGTATGAGAAAACTCCATACTGGGCGGCGGGTGCACCTCGTCCCGTCCTAGGGCTGACGTATGCCTTAGGACATGGAGCGGCTGGGCCCTCACCCTGGTTCCCGGCCTCCCTCTTTTGGTACTCCCTTCCGCGCAGAAGGCTCGGAGGTCTCCCGACCTGGGAGTCTCCGGGTCCTGAAACCCTTGGCCTGCCATCCTTCCGTTCGAGGAACCTTCGTTCTTCCCCGCTGAAAGCACCTTCTTGTGCTTGATGGTTGTCTTCTTCGGTTGTTATTCTCCATACCTTCCTAGGGCCCTTATGATCGGGGGACCCCCGATCAAACGGAGGACTTATGTACCTGTCCATCCCCTTGGGCCCGCGATCCGGGGCTATTTCCCTAATCAGCGACCCGAGATCCGGGGGCTTTCGACCGGATCACCAGGAACCCTCCTGAGTAGATAGTCCTTTAGAGACGCGATCCTGACCTGATTCCCCAACACCTACCATGCAAGAGAAACTACATGACAGGAAGGGGTTACCATCGACCACTTGCACGATACAACACACCTATCATAGCCGATTCTACTCAATTCACCTATGCAACTCAAATCATACACATAACCTAACCACCTCAAATCCAACTAAAACAACGAAATCGAGAAAAACTAATTGTTTAGAATGGAGGAGTTATCTTCACGGAGCAAATTCCTTCGTTTCCCCTTCGAATTGGGTAAGTGATGGAGTGGATCTAGAGGGAGAGGAGTGGGGGTGGCGTCATGGGAGGGAGAGAGCTCGGGTTAGGGCTAGGAGGGGAGAAGGGAGGAAGTgaggagaaagaaaggaggGGTCGGTAGGCCCGCTGTATAATGGGCTGAGTCGCGCCACGCTACCTGATGACCAGCTCAGCGGCCAGCTCGACCACCCTAGCGTGCGCCGCGCCAGCATGGAGGGCCGGTAGCGCCACATGCTTTGGCGCGACTCAGTTATTAGTCGCGCCAAGCGTCATGGCACGACCAAAAGAACTACTTCTTGGAGCGCTACTTCTTGGAATTTTAGTTTGACCTAGGCTATTTTCAAAATTTAAgaaagggttaaaataaaaaagagattTGCTAGAGCTCAAATGCTTGATTTTTGAGTTTGTCTCAATCACTTTTCTGTAAGCCATTGGCTCTTCAATAGATGGTTGGATTCATATGTGTAGTATTTTCTCCTATTCGGGCCCACATCTCACACCCGCACGCGCACTCAGAACCCTTTAACCCGTTAGCGGAGCCGAAGCGACTGAGACTGGGAAGCTTCtcgtcttctttttttttcactagGATCGTGCCTATGCGTTGCTATGGGTGAAATAAATTCCCTCTCTATGTGTATTAATTTTCATCTTATAAAATATTTGTAATAGACATATAGTCATGGAGATATATGCTTTCCATCTCTACTCCTAAAAACGCAAAGAGGCGACGAAACGTCGTACGTCGGGGATCCTTCCGCTCGATCGGTCTGCCTCACCCCACCCCGCGCTTCACGTTCTGTCGTTGATCATCGGGATCAACCCTAGCCGTCCCTCCGCTCCCACGCCCACATGCGTGTCCCTCCGATTGAGGCCGGGTCAGGACGCCCACCCTAAACCCTATCGCAACGTCTCCCGATCCCAtacgcctcgccgccgtcgccgcctcctcgcctacACCATCGCATCGCCTCCAAACCGAGACGCCGTCCGTCTCCTCGAATCCCGTGGCCGCTGCCGCATCCAACCCAACCACGCCGTCGCCTACAACcccatctcgccgccgccgttttaATATAATGCCCTTTCACAATCCGACTCATCCCCTAGCTAATTTTAGTTAAAAACATATAAATTTTCAGTCCAGCCATTTTTTTAGCTTGATCCTTAAAATTTTTCGCCTAAACTTTGGATCCTTATAATTCTGATATCCTCAACTATGACGGACCAAAGAATGTTATGTTTGTGAAGATGGCCGGAAGCATGATCGATCAGAAATCTGAAGACATACTGGAGTACTGGACTCCTAAACCACGGCGCGAGTGGAAAATGACCATCATTTTGAGACACAAAACGTGGGCAATTTAGTAAGAAGTAAAGCCGAGGATAGAATGCATTCAGGCTTTCAGCATTGCAGGAAGCATGCTTTCATTTCAGTGGAATACAGCATCTATCTTACAGTAGATGTTTGGGAGAATTTGACTCCATGGTCTAAATGTTACGTCATGCTACGTTTCAAAAAAATGCTACTTCATCTTCTTGTTTTACATTATGCATCTCAGAACAGAGCATCTATGTATGCATTGCCCGTATCAGTGCCTTTCACCTGCAACTTGCAAGAAAACATCAAGGGAGGCATTCTCACTTCTGCCTGAGACATGTAGTTTTCCAACAGAGATGTGTGACGTACAGCACCATGGTCAGAGCTTGAACGGCGGTGCGAATGCTACCACCGAATTGTGCCCACCAAATCCAAACGAATTGGAGATACCTGCATTTGGGAAAGGGCCAACCAAACGAGTATGCTGAGAGGTAGGGAACTCATCAGCCATCACTACTGCAGAGATTTTAAATTGTATGCATTGTCACTCACCGACGTTTACTTCGTGCCACTGTTTCACATCACGCACCGTGTCAAATTGATCCACTGCCGGGTCAGGATTCTGCAGCCGACGGCAGAGCAgatatgtgtgtgtatatatatcaCAAATCTGTTTTACATTTATTCACATGCCAAATTTGAACAAACATCGAAAATCGTGTGCTTACAAATTGGTTTATAGTTGGATGCACCCATCCGGTGGTTATGGCTTTGATGGTGGCAATGGCTTCcaaaccgccggccgcgccaaggcaaTGCCCTATCATGGACTGCAAGGAGGGAACAGAGAAGTCGCATGGAACCATGGCTATTCCGAAGTGAAGTTCCAGAAGAGAAAGGAAATGTATAGAGACTGTCACAGTGGAAATGACTTGGCAAAATGTACAAGACCCAGCACCTTGGTTGCATTCATCTTGATCTGGGACGTGTCCTTGAAGACTTGCTTCAAAGCCTTCACTTCTGCCAGATCCCCAGCACGCGAAGAGGTTGCATGAGCGTTTATGTAGTTCACCTGCAACGCAAACATGCATCCATCTCCTGGTTTTTTATCTAGCTTATTAAGAGTTGCCAACGTAATCATGATCGAATTTAGCCCAAGTTCACCAAGTACGAAAACATTCTGGTTATTACCTCCTCCGGTGAGACGCCGGCGTCTTCAAGACTCCGCTTGATACACAGCGAAACAGCACGACCATCTGGCCTCTGGTTGGTCACATGGTGCGCGTCGCAGGTCGCCGCGCCGCCTAGGTACTCGGCGAGGACCGGGGCGCCACGCCTCATGGCATGCTCGAGGCTCTCCATCACCTACCCAAGTTTCTCTCATCAATTTGCATTTGCCCATGCAGCAAATGCAGGGCACAGATTAAACTGATGAAGAACACAAGCGTCGACGCGTGTACCAGCACTCCGGCGCCCTCGCCCATGACGAAGCCGTCGCGGTCCCTGTCCCACGGCCGGGACGCCGTCGCGGGGTCGGCGTTCCTCCGCGACAGCGCCCCCAGCGCCGCGAACCCGCCGAGGGCGATCGGGGCGATGGCggcctccacgccgccggcgagcatgaCGTCGGCGCGGCCCAGGCGGATCTGGTCCGCGGCGCTGTGGATGCAGTGGTTGCCCGTGGCGCAGGCCGTCGAGACCGAGTAGTTGGGGCCCAGGAAGCCGATGCCGGCGTCGATGGCGACCAGAGCCGACGCCATGTTGGGTATCGCGAGCGGGACGCTGAAGGGGGAGATTTTGCTCGGCCCCTTGGTCACGAGGCTCTCCACGCCGGCGGAGAACTCCTTGACGCCGCCGATGCCGGAGCCGACGACCACGCCGGCGCGTTCCAGGTCAATCTGCGGGTCGTGTTGCGATGATTAGTTACTAGATGGGATCGGGAAGTGGTTGCTGGCATGCATGGCAAGAGTGCCCGAGGGGTGGGGGCGTGCGCGTGCGGCGTGATCCACCTTGCCCATTGCTCTGGAGCCGAGGGCGAGCCCGGCGGACTCGAGGGCCTTcctggcggcgacgagggcgtaGCGCTGGCAGTCGTCGAGGCGGCGGTCGCTCTTGCTGTCGATGTGGCCCTCGGAGGAGAAGCCGCGGATCTGGGCGGCGAAGCGGGTGGTGAACCCGGTGGGGTCGAAGCGGTCGATGTGCCCCGCGCCGCTCTCCCCGGCGAGGAGCCGGTCGTAGAACGCACCCGCGTCGTTGCCGAACACCGACACTACGCCCATCCCCGTGATCACCACGCGCTTCTTCGGGTCGGACTCACGTCGAGGCGCGCGCGCCATAGACACCGAGACGCGGCGAGGCTGAGGCTGTGTGCGTGGGGTCacgtcggccgccgcgacggcgacggcgacggcatcggggaggaggagggtttGCATGACCGTCGAGGTGGGGTTgtaggcgacggcggcggcggcgtggttgggttggatgcggcggcggccacgggatTTGAGGAGACGGACGGCGTCTCGGTTTGGTGGCGATGCCGGGAACGATGGCgtaggcgaggcggcggcggcgaggcgtatGGGATCGGGAGACGTTGCGATAGGGTTTAGTAGGGTGGGCGTCCTGACCCGGCCTCAATCGGAGGGACACGCGCGTGGGCGTGGGACCCTACCCTTTCCTCACCCATCGCTTGCCTCTCATCCCTCGCCTCAAATCCAGAGCttggcggcgttggcggcgcgggcggggcaCTGCGACCCGGTGCTCGTCGCGCAGAAGGTCTGCGCGGGGGTCTACAAGGGCGTAACCACCGGGCAGCtcgacgagctcgccgccgagACCGCTTCGGCCCTGACCGCGTCCCACCCGGACTAGGCGTCGGTGAGGAGCCCATAAAGCATAGAAAAAGATCCCTTGCTCCAGGATTGGCTGATTGCTGGGGCGATGAGTTCGAGAATTTGAACAAGAAATATGAGAGAGAAGTAAGCCGAAAAttgtatttgtatatatagtatatTAAATAGTGAAATGGGAGCATACTTTAGTAACCTTACTTTCTGGTTTCAGGGCAAGGCAAAGAAAGTTGTTCGGCACAGCGCCTCTGGTTTGACATTTTAAAGGCACAGATAGAAGCTGGTACACCATATATGCTTTACAAGGTAGGTTTGGCAACGTAAGCTggaatttttaattttttttgttattttttctaACAATATTTTATAAGACTTACAAGTTAAGCGTACTTTTTTATGCATTTAGTAACTGTCAATTGCTATAATTTTACATGCTTTAAACATTGCAATTTCGTtaattttcatctttttttaaaaaaaagcaatTCTGCTTCTGTCTTAAGAAATTTCCTGTTCTGTGTGTGACGAACTGTTATGTTTGGGTTCATATTTTTAAGTAAAGTAACTATAGTACCAACATGCAAATACCTACATCTAGTATATTGTCACTGGGATTACTCCATGCTGTTAGTGTTATGCTGCTATATTTTGCTTGTCCTGTTCATTTTTTATAGCTAGATTCCATTGTTCCTTTTATGCACATTCCATATTTGCTATTATTGTGCAATTTTACTAGAAGCTTGGATGTGCAGGAGTCTAGAGGCTGAACAACAAGGACCAATGTCTGGAAGCCGAACATGAAGGACCTACCATCTATCTAAGTTTATCCATCTTAGTTTCACTTGGCTAGCAGTAGCATCGACCATTTGGATTCTACTGCTGTGTGTATGGTTATGCTTCTCTGCTGTTCGTTTTAAGTAGCTATTGTCTGTGTCATGCACTTCTGCTACTAGTACTTGTGATCGATCCTCTGAATTTGCTATTGCCCGTATTATCTTGCATCTCTGCTACTAGTACTTGTTGTGATCGATGCTCTGAATTTTATCGATTTAAGTAGCTGTTGCTTATGTTATTGTCATGCACCTCTGCTGTTCGTTGAAGTAACTATCACCTGTGTGTTATGGCTACGCTCCTCTGCTGTTCGTGGTGCCACCGTCATCGGTGGCTGAACTTCCATTCATCGTTTGCAACGATCTCTTTAGAGAAAGAGAGGAATTTGTCTACCGAACGATATGTGCATTCAAATCAAAACAAAAAGGCTCTGTTTATAGCATTTATTTAAAGTAAAATAAATGAGGACCAGCAAAGGCTCCATGGACCATGGTTAGACACCCAGAGGCGCGTCGTATACCGTATCATTACGTGTTCTCAATCGATCATCCGGGCCGGTATACGcaagctagctgctgctgcgtCGTATACCGTATCATACTTGCATTGGGCAAGGCGAGtggctagctgctgctgccctCAGCTCTCTCCTAGCTCGGAACACACAGCTATCACACTAGGGAAGCTCGGTCCCTCTGTCAGGCTATCACACACACAGCGACACTACATATATATAGCGAGATGCGATCATACGGTATACGCAAGCTAATTAACTAAAATATTGGATGGATTGGAGCATTATTATTAGAACCGGCCAGTATACCGTATACGCAGTAGCACAACTGATTCACCGCACATCGGGGGTGTTTGATagaaggtgctaaactttagcagtgtcacatcggatgttcggatgctaattatgaggactaaatatgagctaattataaaactaattgcacagatagagtctaattcgcgagacaaatctattaaagctaattaatccatcattagcaaatggttactgtagcaccacattgtcaaatcatggactaattaggcttaatagattcatctcgcgaattagactccatctgtacgattagttttgtaattagcttatgtttaatactcctagttagtatccaaacatccgatgtgacgggtgtttaGCACCTTGgagccaaacagccccttaagaGTACAGACCGCCTACTTTTTTCCTTGGAGTCCAAGGGTAACTTGTATGTGTGTCTGGCAGCGGCGCGCACAGACGCAGGCAACGCAGCTTGGTAGCTAGACCCAGCCCATGCAGCACCAGCAGTGGCAGCATGGATAAAGAAGAGAAGGTCTCTCATCTCATCGATGGAACCgcatgcatcacaccatcatgTCCAATTGTTCATCGTTTTCTCATATCACATCCTCCGATCCGATCGACTTCGCCGAAGAGCCACCTTGCTTGCCTGCCTGCACACAAGATATGATGCGATGCTATGTGATTCAAATCAGCAGGCGATTTTCGAGAGTTCGTAGCCGATATATAATTGTTTTATGGCTCCCTATCCCTCCCCTGGCAGGCAAAGCAGAAGTGCTTTACCATGCACTGCCCCACCGTTTTGGAGTTTTCTCCAGTGAAACCCTAGCTCGCCATCTTTGCTCTATATTCATGACCGGGCTGCCCCTCCCTCTGCCTCCCACTCTCACCCACCCACGCACCCACGCACACCCGCGCGCGCACTCCACAAACCCAACTCCGGAGAAGAAGCACCACCGAGCCCACCATGAGCTACGAGTCCATCCTCTTCTAGGCGCGCGGAACCCCGGCGcctgctcgccgcggcggcagcgccctCCTCCGAGCTCGCACCTGCCTCCCGAGGTGGAGCGGAGGAGATGCGCCCTCCTCCAAGATGCTGGCTTCTGCCGGCAAGAAGACGTGGTGCACCAAGCCCGGTGCCGGTGGCTCGTCTCCGGGTTGGATGGACTTCACCAAGCCCGCGCCTTCGGGACCGCCAAACTGGGTGGAGGACTGGGATTACACGCAGGTAAACCTCTGTCTCCATTGCACGCACGCACGTAGACGGTTCCGGCAACGAGCTTGGTTCTTTCTTGGTTCACGTGTGCTTCCTGCTATGTCCATCCCTTATTGCTGAGGTGCTTTATTTCGTTGTTTGTTTTGTGCTACCGATCTGCCGTGCAAAtcgaagaaagaaagaaaaaacctcggtagaaatttttattttttgagagCAAGCCTCGGGCAGATATCTTGTGCGGTAGTGTGCATGTACGTATCTTGGGCTTCGGGATTGATAATCTTTTTGGTCAGATCTAAACTTTTGGGCTTCGGATGTCGTTACTGGTGTTTTCTTGGTCTGTGAGGGTTTTCTTTCTGCAGAAATCAGTTATTTCGGCCTACTAGTATCATCATGTTGATTGGGGTGAGAaaaattctcctttttcttcagATCTGGGTTTCATTTTGGGCTACAGATGAATTGGACAGACTTCTTGGGTTTTCTTGGTCTCCTCCTCAGGCGAGGGTTAATTTTGGGCCTCGGTTGTTTCGGCCTACTATGTTGGCTGCTGCTGATGAGAGAGAAatcctctttcttcttcagaCATGAGTTTTTGTTCTGGGCTACAGACGAATTGGGTAGACTTGGGGTTTTCTTGGGCTCAGGCGTGGGTTAATTTTGGGCCTAGTGGAAATGGGGGATTTGGGGGCTCTTGGGCGACGGTTTTGGGCCTAGAGGATTTGTCACTTGTTTGGGCTGGTTGGGCCTGTGTCAATGTGTCGCGTTTTCTCTATTCTGTTCACTTTTCTCTAAAACAATAATGTTTAGTTATATAGTTCGCTGTATTTCTTCATGTTGATTTCAGGTAACCGCTCATGAGATTATGCTGTGGTGCATTGACGACACGGTGGGTCTGCTCAAGAAGAATCCCCCTCCTCCACTCGGCGTCCACGATGCTGACGCTCTCATCGCAGAGTACGAGAGGCTTTCCAAGTGCGCGGAGACAGAGTCCGTCGAGATCTACGCCGGAACACGGATGTTCCTAAAGCTTCAGGTAAAGACAAGGCAGTGCTATGGAGAGGTTGTCAAGGGGTACATGGGGGGAAAGAAGCGTCTGATCTGATAATGACAGTGCGGGAAGCCACTGTTGATCATGTGATCAAACAGAGGCTTCTCTCCCGGTTTGGCGTGAAGATGGATAACATGCCTGACAACACGATCGAGCATGTAAGCATAACCTACGTTGTGCTCTTTGGTCTTTTGATTTGTTGGGATGAATAGCGGGTCACTAGTGTTCTTACTTGCAGGACCTTGCTGCTGCCATGATGTTCAGTACGGATGCCACACGGGATGTGGTAGGCCGGTACAGGAGGAACCTTCAAAGGATAAAAGATCGGCGCCGTGAAAGAGATGACTTGAGGAAGGAGATGCAAGAAGCGGAGGACAAAGAGGACGGAGACATTGGACGTG encodes the following:
- the LOC101765828 gene encoding 3-oxoacyl-[acyl-carrier-protein] synthase I, chloroplastic; its protein translation is MTVAPRTAEERSHNTQPRRVSVSMARAPRRESDPKKRVVITGMGVVSVFGNDAGAFYDRLLAGESGAGHIDRFDPTGFTTRFAAQIRGFSSEGHIDSKSDRRLDDCQRYALVAARKALESAGLALGSRAMGKIDLERAGVVVGSGIGGVKEFSAGVESLVTKGPSKISPFSVPLAIPNMASALVAIDAGIGFLGPNYSVSTACATGNHCIHSAADQIRLGRADVMLAGGVEAAIAPIALGGFAALGALSRRNADPATASRPWDRDRDGFVMGEGAGVLVMESLEHAMRRGAPVLAEYLGGAATCDAHHVTNQRPDGRAVSLCIKRSLEDAGVSPEEVNYINAHATSSRAGDLAEVKALKQVFKDTSQIKMNATKSMIGHCLGAAGGLEAIATIKAITTGWVHPTINQFNPDPAVDQFDTVRDVKQWHEVNVGISNSFGFGGHNSVVAFAPPFKL